From Buchnera aphidicola (Uroleucon sonchi):
AATATTATTAACATTAATTCAGTTTAATTATCAAAAAATACAAAAATTAAGGTTTGATGAATGAATCAAAAAATACAAAAATTATTATCTCATTTAGGGTATGCTTCACGTCGTGGAATTGAACAAATGATTTTAGAGAAAGAGGTATCTATTAATGGTAAAACAGCGATAATTGGTCAACGTATTAATCTGAAACATCCTGGACAAATTATGATAAAAGGACAAATCATACCTATAAAATATCAGAAATATCATACTAAAGTAATTTTATATAATAAACCTGAAGGAGAAATTTGCACTAAAAAAGATCAAAAAAATCGTAATACTGTATTCAATCGATTACCTTTATTAGATGCTTATAGATGGATTAGTGTTGGTAGATTAGATATTAATACTAAAGGATTATTATTATTTACAAATAATGGCAATTTAGCTAATCAACTTATGCATCCTAAGAATAAAATAGAAAGAGAATATTATATTCGTGTTTTTGGGTACGTTAATAACAAAATAATAAATATTTTACAAAATGGTGTTAAAATTAAAACTGGTTACGCTGCATTTAAAAGTATAGAATCTATTAATACTAGAATAGTATCAAAAAATAAATGGTTTAAAGTTGTTTTATGTGAAGGAAAAAATCGTGAAATTAGACATATGTGGAAACAAGTTAAATGTCAAGTAAATCGTTTAATCAGAATACGATATGGAAATATTATTTTACCTAAAACATTACAACCAGGGCATTGGATGCAATTAAATACTATTTTATTAAAAAATTTATTTAAGTTAGCATCTTTTCAAGAATGAAATAAAATTTTTATAATATTATTTATATTTTTTTATATGCCTATCTAATAGAAAAATTTTTATCTTTTAAAAGGTTTATTTTGTGAATTTACTTATCAATTACGAATTATTTTTAGCAAAAATCATAACATGGATTATCATTAGTTTTTCTTTATTAATATTATTAAATATAATAAAAAAAAATAAAATGAAAAATAAAAATATATTTAAAATTACCTTATTGAATAAGCAATACCGTAAAAATCAAAATGATATTTTATTATCTAAAATGACAAAATTTGAACAAAAAATATGGTTAAAAAATCAAAAAAATAAAAATCAAGAACAATATAAAAATAAAACATTATATATTTTAGATTTTAAAGGAGATATAAATGCTAATCAAGTATCAGGATTGAGAGAAGAAATTTCTGCAATACTCTCAGTAGCAAATAAAGATGATGCAGTTTTATTAAGATTAGAAAGTTCTGGAGGAGTAATTCATGGATATGGATTAGCTGCTGCTCAATTACAGAGATTGCGTCAAAAAAAAATATATTTAATTATTTCTATAGATAAAATTGCAGCTAGCGGAGGATATATGATGGCATGTGTGGCAAATTATATTATTTCAGCACCATTTGCAATAGTTGGTTCTATTGGAGTAGTTGGACAAATACCAAATTTTAATAAATGGTTAAAAAAACGTGATATAGATATTGAATTACATACTGCAGGAGATTATAAACGCACTTTAACAATGTTTGGAAATAATACAGAATCAACGCGTAATAAATTTTGCGAAGAACTGAATACCACACACATGCTTTTTAAAAATTTTATTAAAGATATGCGACCTTCGTTAAATATTAATGATGTATCTAATGGAGAGCATTGGTTTGGCAGCATGGCTTTACAAAAAAAATTAGTAGATCAAATTAGCACTAGTGATGATATATTAATCTCAAAAATGAAAGAATATAATTTATTAAGTATTAAATATATCTATCGTAAAACAATGTTAGAATACTTTTCCGCATTAGTTTTAGATAAAATTAAAAAAATTTTTTTTTAAAATCTTTTTTATAAATATTATTAATAATTTAAAGCATAATAGTTATATTAAATTATTATAAATAATTAAGTCAGTAATTTTATTTTTTTTAAAAATTTATATTATTACAAATATAATTAACGGATAAAACATGTGAAAATTTCTTATTCTAGTAAAATCTTTAGACAAAAAATGATTAATAAATATTTAAGTTATAAATATATAATTAAATACAATATAAAATATATATAAAATTTAAAAAAAAATTAAACGATCAAAAAAAATAAAAAATATCATCAATCCTATTGTATGAAAATAAAAAAATTTTTTATAGAAAATATTAAAATTAACTTTTATGCTAATGAACAAGCTGAATATTATATTTTATTGAATACAAAACAAATATTTCTAAATTAAAAAAATATTGCTTATGAAGTTAATTAGATACCTTGCTACAAATTTAGATAGAACAAAGAAATTTCCCTATAACTTAAAGAAAATTATAAGAGAAGAGATCTTAATAAATTCAGTCGTTTAATATTTAGTAAAATTACTAAATATTTTATTATTAAAATATTTAAAAATATTATTTATATAAATATACATCAATTATATTTATAAAAATTATATTGGTTAATGCATCGAATTGTAGATTATATGTAGTATTAGAATTTGATTATAAAAAATTGATAAAATTTTATCTGATAAAATCATGTTCAATCAGTAGCAGTGTTGATTATTACAGATATAAAAATATTATTAAAAATTTGAAAAAATAATTTATAAACATCATCTATACCATTTATTACTAACAATTAATAATAAATTTGCTAATTTAATTTTAAATTTAAATATAAAAAAATGTTTTTAGTACAAAATTATATAAATAAAATCATATTATACATATTAAAACTAAAATTTTTATCATCTAGGTACTAATTTAGTTCAAAAATCATAATATATATTAACAATTTTATGGAAATAAATATTTTCTTAAAAATATTATATGGACTAAAAATAAGTTTGACACAAAAGAAAATGAAACTATTTGAGCCTTGGAAATTATAGTAAAAAAATTAATATAACAACTCTGTATTATAATACAGAAAATTTATATAAATTTAAGATTTATGTATAGTATATTTAGTAAATCATTCAAAATATTAATCTATAAAAATTAACATTTTCATATTGATTTAAATTATAAAAAATGATTACGTTTAATGGTAAAACAAAATTTTAAAAATAAAAAATAAATATAATTAAAATACTATTTATACATATAGAAAATACATGAAATATACATAAATTTACAATCAATTAAGAATTTACTAATTTTTTTTATCTAGTTTCACGAATATATTATTAGTTCGTTTAATAAAATGAGAAAAAGTATTGGAAAATTATCTATTTGCTCTTTAATTATATCAAAAATATAAAAAAATATGTTACAATTTATAAACTGAAAATTTTATACAGAAAAAAATCGAGAACAAACTTATAATACGATTAAAAAAATTTTAAGAATTTAATAGATTAAAATTTTAATTCTAAGATGCAACAAAAAATTACTATAATTTTAGATAATAAAATTTAATAAATAAAACTATTAAATAATTTTTTTAAGATTTTTACAAAATTATAACAAATTAAAAAACTTTTAGAATAAAGGTAGTATTCACCTTAATCATTTTATCCAAACTTCTATTTTCAAATACTCTTTTGAATTTAAAAAAAATGCTTTCACTAGTTTTCTGTAATTTATACAAGAGATATAAATAATTCTACAAAACATTGTAAATAATTGATAAATTTAATTCTATTAAATGATTTTTCTTAAATAATATAATATTATTCTACTAAGTCAGTTAATACATGTAAAAATATAGTATATTAATCAATATTGATTCAATGAATAAAATATCTCATTTCATATTTATATTAACAATCTTAGTTATATTAGTTTTATGAAATTAGAAAAAATTTTTATATGTATTAATACATAATATAAAAAAATCAAAAAAATTTTGCCTAATAATAATATAACTAAACCAAAATTAGAACCTACTTAATTTTCAGAGCTATTATATAAAAAATTCAATAAGTAGTTTATTTTTAAAAAAAGTGTGTAAAATATTTTATTTGCTGAAAATACTTATACTGAATTTTTAAAAAACTAGATTTTCATGACAAAAAAATCAGATAAATTTTAATATTTATTATCAAAAAAATACACTATTTATCTACTCCTATATAATTAATAATAAAGCAAATAAAACAACAGTGCATTTTATTAGACATAATAAAACATATTATATGATTTCTAAGAAAAAAGAGATTTGATAGTTTAGTCAGCAGTTTTTTTTGAATAAAACATGGCGTGTGATAAATCAATAATATTGTATATTTTAAAAGAAAAATATTATTTTTATAGTTTATTAAGTATGATTTTTTTGTATTTTTTCTGTAATTAATTTAATAAATTGTGGACTACTAATAATATAAACACAGTAATTATGACTATTATTTGATTCCTTAAATGTATTTATTAAACAACCTGATTCTTGCGCTTGTAACATACCTGTTATATAATTATCTTTATGTAGATTAAAATAAAATAAACAGTCTATTTTTCCAGCTGCAACATAAGCCAAGTCTAATACAGTAGAACCTGTATATCTTAAAGAAATTCCACATAAAATTAATTGCTGGTATATTTTACAACATAATAATTTTTGATCAATGTTTTTGTTAGGAAAATATATTGCAGCAGTAGTAGAATGTAAATTGTTAACATTGCTACATCTTGTTCTATATCCATTTAATTGTGAACCTTGTCCTTTAATTGCTGTGAATAAATCATTTTTTATTGGATCATATATTACAGAAACTTCATTGATATGTTTTATAAAAATAGCAATAGAAACACAAAAATGTGGAAAATGTTTAATAAAATTATTTTTTCCATCTAATTCATTGATAATCCAAATAGTATTATTATTTTTATTTTGATGTAATAAATTATATTGATTATTTGGTAAAATAATATGATTAGGGTATGATTTATATATCATATCACTGATAATTTTATTGGTTTTATATAAAATGGTTTTAATAAAAAATTTCTTTTTTTCTCGATCTTCTTGTATAAATTTACGTATATCATAATTTTGAATAATAAAATTGCCTCCTGTTCGTACTGCACGAACAGCAATATTTAACATTGGACGCATTATATTTTCCTATTTTAATGGTATTATTTATTAGAATACTAACATATTTTCAATGTTTTTAGTATTTAATTGAAATTAATTTACTTAAAAACTAAATAATTTATTAAAAAAGGAAAAAATTTTATTCTTTTATAAAGAAGCAATAAAAATATTTAGCACAAGATATTTATATATCTATTTTTAGGTTAATAAATGTATAAGAATATTAATATACCCCAAATATCTACATCTAAGATCAATTTATTAGATTTAAATCGAAAAAATTTGAACACTTTTCTTATTTCTTTAGGAGCTAAAAAATTTGCTACAAAACAAATTATGAATTGGATTTATAATCATTATTCTAATAACTTTGATAACATGTTCAATATTAGCATGCAAATTAGAAACAAATTATATAAAAAATCTGTAATATTTGCATCTAAATTTATCGAAGAAAGAATTTCGAATGATGGTACAATTAAATGGATTACTGATATTAATCATCAAAAAATAGAAACAGTTTATATACCTGAAAAAAAACGTGCCACTTTATGTGTATCTTCACAAATTGGGTGTGCTTTAAAATGTCATTTTTGTGCAACTGGACAAAAAAAATTTCAAAGAAATTTAAAAGTTTCTGAAATAATTGCTCAAATTTGGCAAGCAAATAAAACTTTAAAGAAAAAAAACATTAACAATCGAATTACTAATATAGTTTTTATGGGTATGGGGGAACCGTTATTAAATTTAAATAATGTTGTTACTGCTTTGCAAATTATTTTAGATGAATATGGTTTCGGCTTATCAAAACGTCGTATTACTCTATCTACATCAGGTATTGTGCCAGCATTAGATAAATTAAGAAAAATGGTTGATATTTGTTTAGCTATTTCTTTACATGCTCCAAATGATGATATAAGAAATTTAATTATGCCAATTAACAAAAAATACAATATTAATTGTGTTTTAAATTCAGCAAAAAAATATATACAATATTCTTATGCAAATCGAAATGGTATTACAATAGAATATGTTATGCTGAAAAACATAAATGATTCTAATAATAATGCGAAACAATTAGCTCATTTATTAAAAAATATACCAAGTAAAATTAATTTAATTCCATGGAATTCATTTTTAGGTTCATCTTTTATATGTAGCAATATAAATAGAATTAACATGTTTGCAAACATTTTAAGAGATAAAGGATTTACTGTAATGATTAGAAAAAATCGTGGGAAAGATATTAATGCAGCATGTGGTCAATTAACTGGTAGTAAAATAATCAATATTATCAACACATAAATTATTTGTATTTTTATGATTTATCTAATAAAGTAAATAAAATATTATGAATATATATCAAAAAATTAATAGAAAATATTCGGATCGCATTTATATTGGAAATGTTCCTATTGGTAATAATTCTCCTATTTCAGTGCAATCTATGACTAATACTAAAACATCAAATACTGTAGAAACGATTAATCAAATTTTAGAATTACAAAAAGTCGGTGCTGATATCGTGCGAGTATCTATACCAACTTTTCAAGATGCAGAATCTTTTAAAATCATTAAAAAAAAGATTAAAATTCCATTAATTGCAGATATTCATTTTGATTATAGATTAGCTTTAAAAGCCATTGAATATGGAGCTGATTGTTTAAGAATTAATCCTGGTAATATTGGCAATCAAAGAAAAGTATCAGAAATAATTAATTATGCGAAAGATAAAAATATTCCTATTCGAATTGGTGTAAATGCAGGATCGTTAGAAAAAGATATATTAAAAAAATATAAATTTCCTACTTCTAAAGCTTTAGTTGAATCTGCAATAAGAAATATTGAATATTTTGACAGTTTAAATTTTAATCAATTTAAAGTTAGCGTGAAAGCATCCAATGTATTTTTAGCTGTTGATGCATATCGTATCTTAAGAAGACATATTACACAACCCTTACATATTGGTATAACAGAAGCTGGAGGATTAAGAAATGGAACAGTCAAATCTTCTATAGGTCTGTCTATTTTGCTTTTAGATGGTATTGGAGATACAATAAGAATTTCTTTAGCAGCTAATCCTGTTGAAGAAGTTAAAGTTGCTTATGATATATTAAAAGTTTTAGGATTAAGATCAAGAGGTATTAATTTTATAGCTTGCCCTACTTGTTCTCGACAAGAATTCGATGTTATTAAAGTAGTTAATCAATTAGAAAAAAAATTAGAAGATATTTCGTTTCCTTTAGATGTATCAATTATCGGTTGCATTGTTAATGGAATTGGTGAAGCAAAAATAGCAACATTGGGATTAACTGGAGGTCATAAAAGTAGTACATTATATGAAGATGGAATCCGTCAGAAAAATAAATTAAAAAATGAAGATATTGTAGAAGATTTAGAAAAAAAAATCAGGAAAAAAATATATGAGTTACAAAATTAAAAAATAAAATTAATTTTTATTTATATTTTAAATACGAGAAAATAGTGAAAAAACAAATACAATCGGTTAGAGGAATGCATGACTGTCTTCCACATGAATTAATTATTTGGAATTATGTAGAAACCATATTAAAAGAAATACTAACTAGTTACTGTTATTTAGAAATTAGACTACCTTTATTAGAAAAAACTTCTATTTTTAAAAGAGCTATAGGGGATGTTACTGATGTAATAGAAAAAGAAATGTATTCTTTTGATGATAGAAATGGTAACAGTTTGACTTTACGTCCAGAAGGAACAGTAAGTTGTGTTAGATCTATCATACAAAATAATTTATTACAAAAAAAAAATAATAGATTCTGGTATATAGGGCCTATGTTTCGATATGAAAGACCTCAGAAAGGAAGATATCGTCAATTTCATCAATTAGGAGCAGAAGTTTTTGGTATTGACACTGCAGATATTGATTTAGAAATCATTATGTTAATCAGTCGTATATGGAAGAGAATTGGAATTAATTCATATATGAAACTAGAAATTAATTATATTGGATCTAAAACAGAACGTTTTGAATACAAAAAAAAATTAGTGATTTTTCTTAAAAAGTATGAACATTTATTAGATGAAGATTGTAAAAGAAGATTATATACTAATCCATTACGAATTTTAGATTCTAAAAATGAAAATATACAAAAAATATTAGCTGATGCACCATTATTAAGTGAATATATTAATATTAATTCTAAAAAATATTTTAATAATTTATGTAAAATGATAAGTTTTTATAATATTCAATATGAATATAATTCTAATTTAATACGAGGATTAGATTATTATAATAGTACAGTTTTTGAATGGAAAAGTGATGCATTAGGATCGCAAAATACTATTTGTGCAGGAGGTAGATATGACTCGTTAGTAGAAGAGATGGGAGGAATACAAACTCCAGCTATTGGATTTGCAATAGGTATAGAACGGTTAGTATTATTAATGAAATTAAAAAATATTTTTTCTGAAACATTAGAAGAGATTAACATTTATATTATTTTTATTGAAAATCACAATAAAAATTTAGCTGTTCAATTATCTGAAGAAATAAGAAATTTATATCCAACATTAAAAGTGTTTATTAATTTTTTTCAACAAAATATAAAAAAAAAAATAAAACATGCTATAAATTCTTTGGCAAAAATGATAATTTTTATAAAAGATGAAGAAATTAAAAAAAATTGTTTTATAGTTAAAGATTTAGAAAAAAATATAGAACATTGTATTTTAAAACAAGATCTTATGATCAAGATTCAAAATATTTTTAGATAATTTTAATGGAACTGAATTATTAGGTAAAAAAAATTGAATAACAAAATAGATTTTTCAAAATATGATCCAGAAATATGGGATGCAATAAAAAAAGAAAAAATACGACAAGAGAATCATATAGAACTTATTGCATCAGAAAATTATGCTAGTGAATATGTTATGTATGCACAAGGTTCGCAATTAACTAATAAATATGCAGAAGGATATCCTGGGAAACGTTATTATGGAGGGTGTCAATATGTAGATCGAATAGAAGAAATAGCAATTAATCGAGCCAAAAAATTGTTTCATGCTGACTATGCCAATGTTCAACCTCATTCTGGATCTCAAGCAAATTTTGCTGTTTATACAGCACTATTAAAACCAGGCGATACAATATTAGGAATGAAATTATCACATGGAGGTCATTTAACGCATGGCGCTTCTGTAAATTTTTCAGGAAAAATGTATAATGTCATTTCATATGGCGTAGATAATCATGGAATAATTAATTATGAAGAATTATTATATTTAACGAAAAAATATAAACCTAAAATGATTATAGGTGGTTTTTCAGCATATTCTGGAATATGTGATTGGAAAAAAATGCGTGAAATTGCAAATGTAGTTAATGCGTATTTTATTGTTGATATAGCTCATATAGCTGGTTTGATAGCAGCTAAAATATATCCTAGTCCAATTAATTATGCACATGTAGTGACAAGTACAACACATAAAACATTAGCAGGACCACGTGGGGGATTAATACTTGCTAAAAATGGCAATGAAAATTTATATAAAAAATTAAATTTGTCAGTTTTTCCTGGAGCACAAGGAGGGCCTTTAATGCATGTAATTGCTGCGAAAGCTATTGCTTTTAAAGAAGCTTTAGAACCAAAATTTAAAATATATCAACAACAAATAATAAAAAATTCTCAAATTATGGTAAAAAATTTTTTAGAAAGAGGATATGCCGTAATCTCAAAAAAAACTGATAATCATCTTTTTTTAATTGATTTAACTAATAAGAATATTACTGGGAAAGAGGCAGATATTGCATTAAGTAAAGCTAATATTACAATTAATAAAAATACTATACCAAATGATGCGAAAAGTCCTTTTATTACCTCAGGTATACGCATTGGTACCGCTGCTATTACTAGAAGAGGTTTTCAAGAAAAAGAATCATATATCATATCAAATTGGATCGCTGATATTTTAAATAATATTAGTGATAATAAAAATATTTGTGCCATAAAAAAACAAGTATTAGATATGTGTTTAAAATACCCTGTTTATATTTTAAACTAATATATATTAATTTAAAATATATACATTTTAATTTTTTAAAACAATATACTTTAATTTTATTGAGGAAGTATAATAGAAATACTACTCAAATCTATTTGAGTATGATCCTGTAAATATGGAATTTCTCCCAAAAAAGGTGATTTAATATAATGTAGTAAAGTTTTTATATAATCGATATTATATTTATTTTTTGGATTGATATTATTAGCTATCCAACCTCCACATTTAATGTGTTCAGAAAAAATAGCTTTTTCTGTTAAAATAGCATGATTGATACAACCTAATTTAATTGCGATGATTATTACAACGGTTAATTTTTCTTTTTTAACCCAATCTGAAAAAGTGTTTTGATAAGATAATGGGGTATACCAACCTCCAGCACCTTCAATTATAATCCAATTACTTTTTTTTTCAATTTTTTTTAAACCTAAAGACATATCTCTTTGTTTAATATGATGATTAGCAAGATAACTTAAAATATGTGGAGGTCCACATTCAAAAAATGCAATAGGATTAATTTCTTTTTTACTTAATTGAATAGAACTACTTTTTTGGAGAATTATTGTATCATTATTTAAAATAATATTTGATATTTTTTTCCCTCCTGAAGAAATAGGTTTATATGCTGCTGTTCGGTATCCATACGTAGCGGCTTTTTTCAATAAAATGCTACTTACAATTGTTTTACCAACATTAGTGTCTGTTCCAGTAATAAAAAATTTTTTTATCATAATTATTCTTATATAATATAATAATACATTCATAATACATAATAAATATTAATAATTATAGATTATATATTAATAAATTATTATTAAAATATTTTCAAAATATAATCTATCCTAGATAAGAGTAACTCAATATAAATTATTATGTATATTCGAATATATTATATAATAATATTGAATTACTCTGAAAATAATAATAAAATTATTCTTATAAATAATTAATATTTCATTGTATTAATAAAAATATTATAATAAAAATCAAATTATTTTTAAAAAATATTTTATATTCCAATATTTTATCAAACATTGATAATACAATTAAAAATCTTTTTATATTATGCTGTATCAGCATTATAGTATTGATTTTTATTAATTTTTGAAAATTTTATAAAAGATTTATTTTGAAAATCTTGCGATGTATTTTCTTTTTTATATTCTGGATATAAATTTAGTTTTTTTAATAATTTTAAATCATGTTTTTCTTTTGGATTATCTGCTGTTAATAATTTACATCCATAAAAAATAGAATTTGCTCCAGCCATAAAACACATAGCCTGAGTTTGATGATTCATATTTTTACGTCCAGCAGATAATCTAATATAAGATTTCGGCATCATGATACGTGCTACAGCAATAATACGAATAAAGTCAAATGGATCTATATTATCATTATTTTCCATTGGAGTGCCTGGTATTTTTACCAACATATTAATTGGTACACTTTCTGGAGGAATAGATAAATTAGATAATTGCATTAATAATTGCATGCGATCTTCTATTTTTTCTCCTAAACCAATAATTCCGCCAGAACATATTTTTATACCAGAATTACGAACGACATTTAATGTATTGAGTCTTTCTTGATACGTACGAGTAGTAATAATATTTTGGTAAAAATCTTTAGATGTATCTAAATTATGATTATAGTAATCTAAACCTGCATTAAATAATTTTTTTGCCTGTTCATTAGTCAAAGAACCTAAAGTCATACACGTTTCCATTCCTAATTTTTTTATTTTTTTAATGATTTGTTCTAAATAAGGCATATCTTTATCTTTAGGGTTTTTCCATGCTGCTCCCATGCAAAATCTACTTGAACCAGAAGATTTTGCTTGTTTAGCAGCATTAATAATTTTTTCTATTTTTAATAAAGGTTCTGATTTTAAGCCTGTTTTATATCTAGAACTTTGTGGGCAATACTTGCAATCTTCTGGACATGATCCTGTTTTAATTGACAATAAAGTACTAACTTGTATCATATTGGGATTAAAGTGCTTTCGATGTTCTTGTTGTGCTTGAAACATTAAATCAAAAAAAGGTTTTTTAAAAAGCATCCTCGTTTCTTTGAGAGTCCATATTTTTTTCATGATTTATCTCCAAAAAATATATTTTTTCTTTAATTAAAAGGTTATACTTAACTATTTAATATTTATTGTAAATTATTATGAGTAAATCTGATAGATTTTTTGATCAACAACATATTTGGCATCCCTATGCTTCAATGACTAATCCTATTCCTTGCTATACTGTAACTTCTGCTAAAGGAGTGTATTTAAAATTAAAAAATGGAAAAAATATTATAGATGGAATGTCTTCATGGTGGTCAGTAATACATGGTTACAATCATCCTCTTTTAAATAAAGCTTTAAAAAAACAAATAAAAAAAATGTCACATGTCATGTTTGGTGGAATTACACATCCTGCAGCAATTGCATTATGTCGAAAACTTATATCTTTAACACCTAAAAAATTAGATTGCGTGTTTTTATCTGATTCTGGTTCAGTTGCGATTGAAATCGCGCTAAAAATGTCAATA
This genomic window contains:
- the bioB gene encoding biotin synthase BioB; its protein translation is MKKIWTLKETRMLFKKPFFDLMFQAQQEHRKHFNPNMIQVSTLLSIKTGSCPEDCKYCPQSSRYKTGLKSEPLLKIEKIINAAKQAKSSGSSRFCMGAAWKNPKDKDMPYLEQIIKKIKKLGMETCMTLGSLTNEQAKKLFNAGLDYYNHNLDTSKDFYQNIITTRTYQERLNTLNVVRNSGIKICSGGIIGLGEKIEDRMQLLMQLSNLSIPPESVPINMLVKIPGTPMENNDNIDPFDFIRIIAVARIMMPKSYIRLSAGRKNMNHQTQAMCFMAGANSIFYGCKLLTADNPKEKHDLKLLKKLNLYPEYKKENTSQDFQNKSFIKFSKINKNQYYNADTA